In Quercus robur chromosome 10, dhQueRobu3.1, whole genome shotgun sequence, a genomic segment contains:
- the LOC126704306 gene encoding uncharacterized protein LOC126704306, with translation MDGGIDIDASRDVYEEFIDTDGLVDEAEVLNGTQIEKNEEDCPSTVSILEWFTSNTWDNINDPSPTLGTGQLTSWHKDDQLTKGMLFQNKASIHYVLTLYSVEHNKQYNVIKPDTNKLVVRCINEACPSSIRAICSKKHRMWVISKCNGPHSYTSLQVATDGRMMDSKFISIALEKYVQEDLTQSVKDLRSILHAKHEHDVTMYKVWEAKQKCDPRVPRTCIFNSAFWAFGPCIRGFKHYKPVISIDATHLYGKYKGKLLIAMATDGNNKVYPLAFAIVESKSTESWGWFLACLLTYVMDQTNLCIISDRHRGIQSCFDDTEHRGYLQPPLVHHRY, from the exons ATGGACGGGGGAATTGATATTGATGCCAGCCGAGATGTGTACGAAGAGTTCATTGATACTGATGGACTGGTGGACGAAGCGGAGGTCTTAAATGGAACACAGATCGAAAAAAACGAGGAGGATTGCCCTTCTACAGTTTCTATCCTAGAATGGTTCACATCAAACACATGGGACAATATTAATGACCCATCACCTACATTGGGTACAGGACAGCTTACAAGTTGGCATAAAGATGACCAGCTGACGAAGGGGATGCTATTCCAAAATAAAGCCTCCATTCATTATGTGTTGACCCTCTACTCTGTGGAGCATAATAAGCAATACAATGTCATTAAGCCCGACACCAATAAGCTGGTAGTGCGGTGCATAAATGAGGCATGTCCATCGTCAATTCGGGCTATTTGCAGCAAGAAGCACAGGATGTGGGTGATCAGTAAATGTAATGGTCCCCACAGCTACACATCCCTCCAAGTAGCGACCGATGGCCGGATGATGGATTCAAAGTTCATCTCCATTGCACTTGAGAAGTATGTACAGGAGGACCTAACCCAATCTGTAAAGGACCTACGTAGTATTCTGCATGCGAAGCACGAGCATGATGTAACTATGTACAAGGTTTGGGAAGCTAAACAGAAG TGTGACCCCCGTGTCCCGAGGACTTGTATATTCAACTCCGCGTTTTGGGCTTTTGGTCCGTGTATTAGAGGGTTCAAGCATTACAAGCCGGTGATAAGCATAGATGCAACGCACCTCTATGGCAAGTATAAAGGAAAGCTGTTGATAGCAATGGCAACAGATGGTAACAACAAGGTTTATCCACTTGCGTTTGCCATTGTTGAAAGCAAGAGCACGGAGTCCTGGGGATGGTTCTTGGCATGCTTGCTGACCTATGTTATGGACCAGACCAATTTGTGTATAATCTCTGATAGGCATCGTGGGATACAATCATGCTTCGATGACACTGAACATAGGGGCTACTTGCAACCGCCCTTAGTCCATCACCGGTATTGA
- the LOC126704307 gene encoding B3 domain-containing transcription factor VRN1-like, translating to MTSYQQRDNGDGPTDLTTKVPHFFKIIMPESLEEGKLRIPKKFISKYGVDLSDMAFLTIPNGTKWKVKLTKHDGEVWFQNGWWEFASCHALTMGHLLVFRYEGNSQFSVLIFDATATEIEYPLDDQPQVRRMEDNESDDNSIEIMDGFMPSQKIEEKPPLPCPLPHKRAKTNPKQAGDTHFRPEGPKSKGSMLEKSKMVFWGSAHGVGGNRVGCKSGPLVKLESNCSLDDVSYSHDQCPKKDGGVVENLVRANAFKSKNPLFTVIFHPSYVNGKDRASLPHCIINYLPREGFTKDYTKGSILTVKLQVVDRLWPVKLYVYEGKYSSSVVSAS from the exons ATGACTTCTTACCAGCAGAGAGACAATGGGGATGGTCCTACTGATCTTACCACAAAAGTCCCACactttttcaagattattaTGCCTGAAAGTCTTGAAGAAGGAAAGCTT CGGATTCCAAAGAAGTTTATAAGCAAATATGGAGTTGATCTGTCAGATATGGCCTTTCTTACGATTCCAAATGGTACAAAATGGAAAGTGAAGTTGACAAAACATGATGGGGAGGTTTGGTTTCAAAATGGCTGGTGGGAATTTGCAAGCTGTCATGCTCTAACCATGGGGCACTTGCTAGTTTTtagatatgaaggaaattcacaATTTTCTGTACTCATATTTGATGCCACTGCAACAGAAATAGAGTATCCTTTAGATGATCAACCACAAGTTCGTAGGATGGAAGACAATGAGAGTGATGATAACTCCATTGAAATCATGGATGGCTTTATgccaagccaaaaaatagaggagAAACCACCATTACCATGCCCTCTGCCTCATAAAAGGGCAAAAACCAATCCAAAGCAAGCAGGGGATACACATTTCAGACCTGAAGGACCGAAATCTAAAGGGTCAATGTTAGAGAAATCAAAAATGGTGTTTTGGG GATCAGCTCATGGGGTTGGAGGAAATCGAGTAGGATGCAAGAGCGGCCCGTTAGTTAAACTTGAATCTAATTGCTCACTCGATGATGTGTCTTACTCACATGACCAATGTCCTAAGAAAGATGGTGGTGTAGTCGAAAATCTTGTGAGAGCCAATGCTTTTAAATCAAAAAATCCCCTTTTCACGGTTATCTTTCATCCATCATACGTTAATGGCAAGGATCGTGCG AGCTTACCCCATTGCATTATCAACTACTTACCGAGAGAAGGCTTTACCAAGGACTACACCAAAGGAAGTATACTCACTGTGAAGCTCCAAGTTGTGGACCGATTATGGCCTGTCAAGTTATACGTTTATGAAGGAAAATACTCATCATCTGTCGTATCTGCTAGTTGA